Proteins co-encoded in one Paraburkholderia edwinii genomic window:
- a CDS encoding VOC family protein — protein MTVHTLRLDHLVVSARTLDEGSQYVADALGVAPSGGGSHPLMRTSNRLLNLWGGVYLEVIAIDPDAPEPADGTARPRLFALDDPAVAARLESGPYLSHWVARVERPKDLARWQAQYPERIPPIVPMTRGDFTWGLSVPDDGAFPSWQHAGDGIVPTLIQWDTALHPTERLPESGIALKTLSAMHPQADLIAAHLDWLGAAPLIRLTATDGAPALVAEFETPGGLRTLK, from the coding sequence ATGACCGTCCACACGCTTCGCCTCGATCATCTCGTCGTCTCGGCCCGCACGCTCGACGAAGGCTCGCAATATGTCGCCGACGCGCTCGGCGTCGCGCCGTCCGGCGGCGGCTCGCATCCGTTGATGCGCACGAGCAACCGGCTGCTGAATCTGTGGGGCGGCGTCTATCTCGAGGTGATCGCGATCGACCCGGATGCGCCCGAACCCGCTGACGGCACCGCTCGTCCGCGCCTTTTCGCGCTCGACGATCCCGCAGTCGCAGCGCGGCTCGAAAGTGGCCCGTACCTGTCGCACTGGGTCGCGCGCGTCGAACGTCCGAAAGATCTCGCACGCTGGCAAGCGCAATACCCCGAACGGATTCCGCCGATCGTGCCGATGACGCGCGGCGATTTCACATGGGGCCTGTCGGTACCGGACGACGGCGCATTCCCCAGCTGGCAGCACGCCGGCGACGGCATCGTGCCGACGCTGATCCAGTGGGACACCGCGCTGCATCCCACTGAACGCCTGCCCGAATCGGGCATCGCATTGAAAACACTGAGCGCCATGCATCCGCAAGCCGACCTGATCGCCGCTCACCTCGACTGGCTCGGCGCCGCGCCTCTGATCAGATTGACCGCCACCGACGGCGCGCCCGCGCTCGTCGCCGAGTTCGAAACACCGGGCGGTCTGCGCACACTCAAATAA
- a CDS encoding DMT family transporter — MNSRESQGMLLGLIGVMVFSLTLPMTRIVVAEWHPLLNGLGRALVAAVPAGALLIWRRERVPNWAQIKSLFVVSLGVVVAFPVFSAWSMKYVPASHGAVVNGLQPLCVAIYAAWLSHERPSKLFWLCALAGSAIVVAFAFHAGGGAPQAGDLLMLVAVGIGALGYAEGARLAKQMGGWQVICWALVVSAPFLALPVGWLAWQQHLMHPGPVALKTWLAFAYVAFFSQFLGFFAWYAGLAMGGIARVGQVQLLQIFFTMAFSALFFGESVAPSTWLFAAAVIATVMLGRRATVQTAPHAVRAS; from the coding sequence ATGAATTCGCGCGAATCCCAAGGCATGCTGCTCGGTCTGATCGGCGTGATGGTGTTCAGCCTCACGCTGCCGATGACGCGTATCGTCGTCGCCGAATGGCACCCGCTGTTGAATGGCCTTGGCCGCGCACTCGTCGCCGCGGTACCCGCGGGCGCGTTGCTCATATGGCGTCGCGAACGCGTGCCGAACTGGGCGCAGATCAAAAGCCTGTTCGTCGTGTCGCTTGGCGTGGTGGTCGCCTTTCCGGTGTTTTCCGCGTGGTCGATGAAGTACGTGCCCGCCTCACATGGCGCGGTCGTCAACGGCTTGCAGCCGCTGTGCGTCGCGATCTACGCGGCGTGGCTGTCGCACGAGCGGCCCTCGAAGCTCTTCTGGCTGTGCGCGCTCGCGGGAAGCGCGATCGTCGTCGCATTCGCGTTTCACGCGGGCGGCGGCGCACCGCAGGCGGGCGACCTGCTGATGCTGGTCGCGGTCGGCATTGGCGCGCTCGGTTACGCGGAAGGCGCGCGCCTCGCGAAACAGATGGGCGGCTGGCAGGTGATCTGCTGGGCGCTCGTCGTGTCCGCGCCGTTTCTTGCGCTGCCGGTCGGCTGGCTCGCGTGGCAGCAGCATCTGATGCATCCGGGGCCGGTCGCGCTGAAAACGTGGCTCGCATTCGCCTACGTGGCGTTCTTTTCGCAGTTCCTCGGCTTTTTCGCGTGGTACGCGGGGCTCGCGATGGGCGGCATCGCGCGCGTCGGCCAGGTGCAGTTGCTGCAGATTTTCTTCACGATGGCGTTTTCAGCGCTGTTTTTTGGCGAAAGCGTCGCGCCTTCGACGTGGCTGTTCGCCGCCGCGGTTATCGCCACCGTGATGCTCGGCCGCCGCGCGACCGTGCAAACGGCGCCGCATGCGGTTCGCGCGAGTTAA
- a CDS encoding bifunctional diguanylate cyclase/phosphodiesterase, whose amino-acid sequence MNQLHHSSVREARHRLDPAASRRRALLAIPALGVLVLVLLWTVIFARLSVEKESTYREAMASAGILSAALEQHTVKAIHQVDQITRFVKFELEKSPARFDLASTVEKGVVQSETLVQVSLIDEHGKLIANTAETNPKPIDLSDREHFKVHEHENDDQLYISKPVLGRVSGHWTLQMTRRLNHPDGSFAGVVVVSEDPSYFTTDFYNNAAIGRDGVIAVISDNGTVLARRTGNDERASGVFTASGTYPTSEHVSGTYVDPIDNVTRVVSYRHIDGYPLGVLVGLSQAEEFADYNHTRNVYLLMASFISLAMLGFFAVATGLIGKLLGREREMTHLVEYDLLTGLRNRYSTLQILHHEVAQTTNVGRLAILFIDLDNFKTVNDTLGHNAGDIVLQMTAARLADAVADAGTLSRIGGDEFVVIVKGDDVEQRAVAAAEAASAVFAKPFEVRGSTFVLHASIGIALYSIANESEIDLLKKADLAMYSAKDAGKNCYQFYSPQLSHRADHLMKWEQQLRIALADGQLFLAYQPKIDLARRCITGFEALVRWNHPQHGLIPANEFIPVAESTGLIVPIGDFVIQTACRQLAQWQAQGYESLSLAVNISAVQFWRGDLFETIARAIEDSGIPARRLELEITETAMMEFPDLVSEKIFALKRLGVRIALDDFGTGYSSLSYLNRFSVDTLKVDRSFVQAIPGDRSVCVMVTAIVNLARSLGLTVVVEGTETEEQIAWLAALGQIEAQGFLFSRPVPSEGIPALLEKFGVCGMRTRQPSRERSDDDTSDTPSTSGQPV is encoded by the coding sequence ATGAATCAGCTCCATCACTCCAGCGTACGTGAAGCCAGGCACCGGCTTGACCCGGCCGCCTCACGTCGCCGCGCGCTGCTCGCGATCCCGGCGCTCGGCGTGCTGGTGCTCGTGCTGCTGTGGACGGTCATCTTCGCGCGGCTGTCGGTGGAGAAGGAGTCCACCTATCGGGAAGCGATGGCGTCGGCCGGCATTCTGTCCGCGGCGCTCGAACAACATACGGTGAAGGCGATTCACCAGGTCGACCAGATCACGCGCTTCGTCAAATTCGAGCTCGAAAAATCGCCGGCCCGTTTCGACCTTGCGAGTACCGTCGAGAAAGGCGTCGTGCAAAGCGAGACGCTCGTGCAGGTGTCGCTGATCGACGAGCACGGCAAGCTGATCGCCAACACCGCCGAGACGAACCCGAAGCCGATCGATCTGTCGGACCGCGAACATTTCAAGGTGCACGAGCACGAGAACGACGACCAGCTTTACATCAGCAAGCCCGTGCTCGGCCGCGTGTCCGGCCACTGGACATTGCAGATGACGCGGCGTCTGAACCACCCCGATGGCTCGTTCGCCGGCGTGGTGGTGGTCTCCGAAGATCCGAGCTACTTCACCACCGACTTTTACAACAACGCCGCGATCGGCCGCGATGGCGTGATTGCGGTGATCTCCGACAACGGCACCGTGCTCGCGCGCCGCACCGGCAACGACGAACGCGCGTCGGGCGTGTTCACCGCAAGCGGCACATATCCCACTTCCGAGCACGTGTCGGGCACTTACGTCGATCCGATCGATAACGTCACGCGCGTCGTGTCGTACCGGCATATCGACGGCTATCCGTTGGGTGTGCTCGTTGGTCTGTCGCAGGCCGAAGAATTCGCCGACTACAACCACACGCGCAACGTCTATCTGCTGATGGCGAGCTTTATCTCGCTCGCGATGCTCGGCTTCTTCGCGGTCGCCACCGGCCTGATCGGCAAGCTGCTCGGCCGCGAGCGCGAGATGACGCATCTCGTCGAATACGATCTGCTGACCGGTTTGCGTAACCGCTATTCGACGCTGCAGATTCTTCATCACGAAGTTGCGCAGACAACGAATGTCGGGCGGCTCGCCATCCTGTTTATCGATCTCGACAACTTCAAGACCGTCAACGACACGCTCGGCCACAACGCCGGCGACATCGTTTTGCAAATGACAGCGGCGCGCCTTGCCGATGCCGTGGCCGACGCGGGCACCTTATCGCGCATCGGCGGCGACGAGTTCGTGGTGATCGTCAAAGGCGACGATGTCGAACAGCGCGCGGTCGCGGCCGCCGAAGCGGCATCGGCAGTCTTCGCGAAGCCATTCGAAGTGCGCGGCAGTACCTTCGTGCTGCATGCGAGCATCGGCATCGCGCTCTACTCGATTGCGAACGAGAGCGAAATCGACCTGCTGAAGAAGGCCGATCTGGCGATGTACAGCGCGAAGGACGCAGGCAAGAACTGCTACCAGTTCTATTCGCCGCAGCTCTCGCACCGCGCCGACCACCTGATGAAGTGGGAGCAGCAGCTGCGCATCGCGCTCGCCGACGGTCAGCTGTTCCTCGCGTACCAGCCGAAGATCGATCTGGCGCGCCGCTGCATCACGGGCTTCGAAGCGCTCGTGCGCTGGAACCATCCGCAGCATGGTCTGATTCCGGCGAACGAGTTCATCCCGGTGGCCGAGTCGACGGGCCTGATCGTGCCGATCGGCGACTTCGTCATTCAAACGGCGTGCCGCCAGCTCGCGCAATGGCAGGCGCAAGGCTATGAATCGCTGTCGCTCGCGGTCAACATCTCAGCCGTGCAATTCTGGCGCGGCGATCTGTTCGAAACGATCGCGCGCGCGATCGAAGACAGCGGCATACCCGCGCGCCGCCTCGAACTCGAGATCACCGAAACCGCGATGATGGAATTCCCGGACCTCGTCTCCGAGAAGATCTTCGCGTTGAAGCGGCTGGGCGTGCGCATCGCGCTCGATGATTTCGGCACCGGCTATTCGTCGCTGTCGTATCTGAACCGCTTCTCGGTCGACACGCTGAAGGTGGACCGCTCGTTTGTCCAGGCGATTCCGGGCGACCGAAGTGTGTGCGTGATGGTGACCGCGATCGTTAATCTGGCACGCTCGCTCGGGCTGACCGTCGTCGTCGAAGGCACCGAGACCGAGGAGCAGATCGCGTGGCTCGCGGCGCTCGGGCAAATCGAAGCGCAAGGCTTCCTGTTCTCGCGGCCAGTGCCGAGCGAGGGCATTCCGGCGCTGCTCGAGAAGTTCGGCGTGTGCGGCATGCGCACGCGGCAACCATCGCGCGAGCGCAGCGACGACGATACAAGCGACACACCGAGCACGAGCGGGCAGCCGGTCTGA
- a CDS encoding PLP-dependent aminotransferase family protein, with translation MSVPLEQIPAPHDASALTLVDQLVQWARRRVDERVFRPGMRMPSIRKLALDKGVSRFTVVEAYERLVAQGYLDSRRGSGFYVRERLASPMPGERRTANEAAPAPSTIDVVWLLRNMLHTSTQPERGPGLGYLPSRWLDGELISGALRTLGRQSGAQLLGFGTPQGFLPLRQQLQTRLEELEIGASPESIVLVSGITQGIDLLSRLYLQAGDAVIVGDPAWFQMFGRIASQGAHMVGMPYTPDGPDLDALETLVQTWRPKMLVINSVLQNPTGTSLTAAQAFRILRLAEEYDFIVVEDDIYGDLCPPGYPATRLASLDQLKRVIYMGSFSKTLAANLRVGFIACAPEIAQAVADQKMLVNMTTPELNERVLYKILTEGHYRRHVERLRARLDTVRDKACRMLEKTGMRHFLTPGAGMFVWTDTGVDADALAAAGHEAGFLLTPGSLFSPQQSPTTWMRFNVANCGDPALPAFLGEYLDSVIRRAS, from the coding sequence ATGTCCGTCCCGCTCGAACAGATTCCCGCCCCGCACGACGCGTCCGCGCTGACGCTCGTCGATCAGCTCGTCCAATGGGCGCGCCGCCGCGTCGACGAACGCGTGTTCCGTCCCGGCATGCGCATGCCGTCCATTCGCAAGCTTGCGCTCGATAAAGGCGTGTCGCGCTTCACTGTCGTCGAGGCGTACGAGCGGCTGGTCGCGCAGGGCTATCTGGATTCGCGGCGCGGCTCGGGCTTTTATGTGCGCGAGCGCCTCGCCTCGCCGATGCCCGGCGAGCGCCGCACGGCCAACGAGGCCGCGCCCGCGCCGAGCACGATCGACGTCGTCTGGCTGCTGCGCAACATGCTGCATACGTCGACGCAGCCCGAACGCGGACCGGGGCTCGGCTATCTGCCGTCGCGCTGGCTCGACGGCGAGCTGATTTCCGGCGCGCTGCGCACGCTGGGCCGCCAGAGCGGTGCGCAACTGCTCGGCTTCGGCACGCCGCAAGGCTTTCTGCCGCTGCGTCAGCAACTGCAGACGCGGCTCGAGGAACTCGAAATCGGCGCATCGCCGGAAAGCATCGTGCTCGTGTCTGGCATCACGCAAGGCATCGATCTGCTGTCGCGGCTTTATTTGCAAGCCGGCGACGCGGTGATCGTCGGCGATCCGGCGTGGTTCCAGATGTTCGGGCGCATCGCTTCACAAGGCGCGCACATGGTCGGCATGCCGTACACGCCGGACGGTCCGGACCTCGACGCGCTCGAAACGCTCGTGCAGACGTGGCGGCCGAAAATGCTCGTGATCAACTCGGTGCTGCAGAATCCCACCGGCACGTCGCTGACGGCCGCGCAGGCGTTCCGCATTCTGCGGCTTGCCGAAGAGTATGACTTCATCGTCGTCGAAGACGATATCTACGGCGATCTGTGCCCACCCGGCTATCCGGCGACGCGCCTCGCGAGCCTCGATCAACTCAAGCGCGTGATCTACATGGGCAGCTTTTCGAAGACGCTCGCCGCGAACCTGCGCGTCGGGTTTATTGCGTGCGCGCCGGAGATCGCGCAGGCCGTCGCGGATCAGAAGATGCTCGTCAATATGACGACGCCCGAGCTCAACGAGCGCGTGCTGTACAAGATCCTGACCGAAGGGCACTACCGGCGCCATGTCGAGCGGCTGCGCGCGCGGCTCGATACGGTGCGCGACAAGGCGTGCCGGATGCTCGAGAAGACCGGCATGCGGCACTTCCTGACGCCCGGTGCGGGCATGTTCGTGTGGACCGATACCGGTGTGGACGCCGACGCGCTCGCGGCAGCGGGTCACGAAGCGGGTTTTCTGCTGACGCCGGGCAGTCTTTTTTCGCCGCAGCAGTCGCCCACTACGTGGATGCGCTTTAATGTGGCGAACTGCGGCGACCCGGCGCTGCCCGCATTTCTTGGCGAATATCTGGACAGCGTGATCCGGCGCGCGTCCTGA
- a CDS encoding RidA family protein, translating into MAQANVYDKLKELGIELPNAGAPAAAYVMAAQSGNTVYLSGHIAKKDGKPWVGKLGDNITTEEGKAAARSIAIDLLATLHAHVGDLNRVTRIVKVMSLVNSTLSFTEQHLVTNGASEFFVDVFGERGKHARSAFGVAQIPLGACVEIELIAEVA; encoded by the coding sequence ATGGCTCAAGCAAACGTGTACGACAAACTGAAGGAACTCGGCATCGAACTGCCGAATGCCGGCGCCCCGGCGGCCGCCTATGTGATGGCTGCGCAAAGCGGCAACACCGTCTATCTGTCGGGCCATATCGCGAAGAAAGACGGCAAGCCGTGGGTCGGCAAGCTCGGCGACAATATCACCACCGAAGAAGGCAAAGCGGCCGCCCGCTCGATCGCGATCGACCTGCTCGCGACGCTGCACGCGCACGTCGGCGACCTGAACCGCGTCACGCGCATCGTCAAGGTGATGAGCCTCGTCAACTCGACGCTGTCGTTTACCGAACAGCATCTCGTCACGAACGGCGCGTCGGAGTTCTTCGTCGACGTGTTTGGCGAGCGTGGCAAACATGCGCGCTCGGCATTCGGCGTCGCGCAGATTCCGCTCGGCGCGTGCGTTGAAATCGAACTGATCGCGGAAGTCGCCTAA
- the htpG gene encoding molecular chaperone HtpG, with product MAQETMSFQAEVKQLLHLMIHSLYSNKEIFLRELISNASDAADKLRFEAIENNALYENDPNLRIRISYNKDARTVTIDDNGIGMSRDEAIANLGTIARSGTKEFFGKLSGDQQKDAALIGQFGVGFYSGFIVADKITVETRRAGLPASDGVRWESAGEGDFAVDTIERAQRGTTITLHLRADEDDLLSSYRLKSIIQKYSDHVALPILMQKEEWDAEKSEMVTKDEDETVNQASALWTRAKNDITEEQYKQFYQHLSHDHQDPLTWTHNRVEGRSEYTQLLYVPAHAPFDLWNREHRGGLKLYVKRVFIMDDAEQLLPAYLRFVKGVIDSSDLPLNVSRELLQESRDVKAIREGVTKRALSMLEELANAETAGETDADKEKYPTFWKEFGQALKEGIGEDFTNKDRIAKLLRFASTQNDTDEQTVSLAAYIERMKPEQSKIYYVTADTWQAAKNSPHLEVFRKKGVEVLLLTDRVDEWMLSFLNEFDGKPLASVARGDLDLGQLDDEEKKAQEKVGEELKPLVERMKEALKDKAKDVRLTFRLTDSPSCLVADEGDMSGYLQRMLKAAGQKAPTMQPILEVNPDHPLVKGLHTDSANFDDWAHLLFDQALLAEGGSLEDPASFVKRTNALLLTRAG from the coding sequence ATGGCACAAGAGACCATGAGCTTTCAGGCAGAAGTGAAACAGCTTCTGCATCTGATGATCCATTCGCTGTACAGCAACAAGGAAATCTTTCTGCGCGAGCTGATCTCGAACGCGTCCGACGCGGCCGACAAGCTGCGCTTCGAGGCCATCGAGAACAATGCGCTGTACGAAAACGATCCGAACCTGCGCATTCGCATCTCGTACAACAAGGACGCGCGCACGGTAACGATCGACGACAACGGCATCGGCATGAGCCGCGACGAAGCGATCGCGAACCTCGGCACGATCGCGCGCTCGGGCACGAAGGAATTTTTCGGCAAGCTGTCGGGCGACCAGCAGAAAGATGCGGCGCTGATCGGCCAGTTCGGCGTGGGCTTTTACTCGGGCTTTATCGTCGCGGACAAGATCACCGTCGAAACGCGCCGCGCCGGCCTGCCGGCATCCGATGGCGTGCGCTGGGAAAGCGCGGGCGAGGGCGACTTCGCGGTCGACACGATCGAGCGCGCGCAACGCGGCACGACGATCACGCTGCACCTGCGTGCCGATGAAGACGACCTGCTGTCGTCGTACCGCTTGAAGTCGATCATCCAGAAGTACTCGGACCACGTCGCGCTGCCGATCCTGATGCAGAAAGAGGAATGGGACGCCGAAAAGAGCGAGATGGTCACGAAGGACGAAGACGAGACCGTCAACCAGGCGAGCGCATTGTGGACGCGCGCGAAGAACGACATCACCGAAGAACAGTACAAGCAGTTCTATCAGCATCTGTCGCATGATCATCAGGATCCGCTGACGTGGACGCATAACCGCGTGGAAGGCCGCAGCGAATACACGCAGCTGCTCTACGTGCCCGCGCACGCGCCGTTCGATCTGTGGAACCGCGAGCATCGCGGCGGTCTGAAGCTGTACGTGAAGCGCGTGTTCATCATGGACGACGCCGAGCAGCTGCTGCCCGCTTATCTGCGCTTCGTGAAGGGCGTGATCGATTCGAGCGATCTGCCGCTCAACGTCTCGCGCGAACTGCTGCAGGAAAGCCGCGATGTGAAGGCGATCCGCGAAGGCGTGACGAAGCGCGCGCTGTCGATGCTCGAAGAGTTGGCGAATGCAGAAACCGCGGGCGAAACCGACGCCGACAAGGAGAAGTACCCGACCTTCTGGAAGGAGTTCGGCCAGGCGCTGAAGGAAGGCATCGGCGAAGACTTCACGAACAAGGATCGCATCGCGAAGCTGCTGCGTTTCGCGTCGACGCAAAACGATACAGACGAACAGACCGTATCGTTGGCCGCCTATATCGAGCGGATGAAGCCCGAGCAGTCGAAGATCTACTACGTGACCGCCGATACGTGGCAGGCCGCGAAGAACAGCCCGCATCTCGAAGTGTTCCGCAAGAAGGGCGTCGAAGTGCTGTTGCTGACGGACCGCGTCGACGAATGGATGCTGTCGTTCCTCAACGAGTTCGACGGCAAGCCGCTCGCCAGCGTCGCGCGCGGCGACCTCGACCTCGGTCAACTCGATGACGAGGAAAAGAAGGCGCAGGAGAAGGTCGGCGAAGAACTGAAGCCGCTTGTCGAACGCATGAAAGAAGCGCTGAAGGACAAGGCGAAAGACGTGCGTCTGACGTTCCGTCTCACCGATTCGCCGTCGTGCCTCGTAGCCGACGAGGGCGATATGAGCGGCTATCTGCAGCGCATGCTGAAGGCTGCGGGTCAGAAGGCGCCGACGATGCAGCCGATTCTCGAAGTGAACCCCGACCATCCGCTCGTGAAGGGCTTGCACACCGATAGCGCGAACTTCGACGACTGGGCGCATTTGCTGTTCGACCAGGCGCTGCTGGCCGAAGGCGGTTCGCTCGAAGATCCGGCGAGCTTCGTGAAGCGCACTAACGCGCTGCTGCTTACCCGCGCTGGGTAA
- a CDS encoding CopD family protein → MTKAIEIALFLHLLGVAVWIGGMVFAHFCLRPALGDLSPQLRLPLWESVFGRFFNWVGVSVLVILVSGGFLLSQYGGAHAMWQLHAMAGLGIVMMLIFGHIRFAVFPRIRRAVQAQKWPDGANAVATVRRLVVVNLVLGVVTIGFAVMSRGF, encoded by the coding sequence ATGACCAAAGCGATCGAAATCGCGCTCTTTCTCCACCTGCTGGGGGTTGCCGTCTGGATCGGCGGCATGGTGTTCGCTCATTTCTGCCTGCGTCCGGCCTTGGGCGACCTATCGCCGCAGTTGCGGCTGCCGCTGTGGGAGTCCGTATTCGGACGGTTTTTCAACTGGGTCGGCGTGTCGGTGCTCGTCATTCTCGTGTCGGGCGGCTTTCTGCTGTCGCAGTACGGCGGCGCGCACGCGATGTGGCAGCTGCATGCAATGGCAGGGCTCGGCATCGTGATGATGCTGATCTTCGGCCATATCCGCTTCGCCGTGTTTCCGCGCATCCGCCGCGCGGTGCAGGCGCAAAAGTGGCCGGATGGCGCAAATGCGGTCGCGACCGTGCGGCGGCTCGTCGTCGTGAATCTCGTGCTGGGCGTCGTGACGATCGGCTTCGCGGTGATGTCGCGCGGGTTTTGA
- a CDS encoding PhzF family phenazine biosynthesis protein, whose product MTARTVRFKQVDVFTSVPFKGNPLAVVFDADELDSEQMQAIARWTNLSETTFLCKPTDPAADYRVRIFTTGCELPFAGHPTLGTAHALLESGYRPKQAGRLVQQCGVGLVELVALGAAEPSAAAQASTASHSGGAWAFAAPPARITPLPDTQHAALSAALRSDAIDFSAAPCGVNNGAPWLVVRLASARDCLALEPDAHALAEIAHSVGAHGLAAYGPHPDGGPATFEVRCLMTSDAFGGIGEDPVTGSANAALACLLTTQRRRPGERFTVRQGTVLGRAGDVAVHYDDAAGKTWIGGASVTIVDGTFRLG is encoded by the coding sequence ATGACCGCGCGCACTGTCCGCTTCAAGCAGGTCGATGTATTCACTTCGGTGCCGTTCAAAGGTAATCCGCTTGCCGTCGTATTCGACGCGGACGAGCTCGATAGCGAACAGATGCAGGCCATCGCGCGCTGGACGAATCTGTCCGAAACCACGTTTCTCTGCAAACCGACGGACCCAGCCGCCGACTATCGCGTGCGCATCTTCACGACGGGCTGCGAGTTGCCGTTCGCGGGCCATCCGACGCTCGGCACCGCGCATGCGCTGCTCGAAAGCGGCTATCGGCCGAAACAGGCGGGGCGGCTCGTTCAGCAATGCGGCGTCGGTCTCGTCGAACTCGTGGCGCTCGGCGCAGCCGAACCATCGGCGGCAGCGCAAGCGTCCACTGCATCGCATAGCGGCGGCGCCTGGGCATTTGCGGCGCCGCCCGCACGCATCACGCCGTTGCCCGATACGCAACACGCGGCGCTGTCGGCCGCCTTGCGCAGCGACGCAATCGACTTCAGCGCGGCGCCATGCGGCGTCAACAACGGCGCGCCGTGGCTCGTCGTGCGGCTCGCCTCGGCACGCGACTGCCTCGCGCTCGAACCCGATGCTCATGCGCTCGCCGAAATCGCGCACTCGGTCGGCGCGCACGGACTTGCAGCCTATGGCCCGCATCCTGATGGCGGCCCCGCGACGTTCGAAGTGCGCTGCCTGATGACGAGCGACGCATTCGGCGGTATCGGTGAAGACCCGGTGACCGGCAGCGCCAACGCCGCGCTCGCATGCTTGCTGACCACGCAACGGCGGCGCCCGGGCGAGCGTTTTACGGTCCGTCAGGGCACGGTGCTCGGCCGCGCCGGCGACGTCGCCGTTCACTATGACGATGCGGCCGGCAAGACGTGGATCGGCGGCGCATCGGTCACAATTGTCGACGGCACGTTCAGGCTCGGCTGA
- a CDS encoding PLP-dependent aminotransferase family protein has translation MDQSDLTKVSARSWQLSERARKLTSSAIREILKVTERPEVISFAGGLPAPSTFPAERMRAASDRILRDAPAAALQYSATEGYLPLREWIAARHSGPGAHGNVRIRPTQVLITTGSQQALDLLGKVLVCPQSPVLVETPTYLGALQSFSLYEPRYVQVPTDDAGLIPSALTPDLTAGARLLYAQPNFQNPTGRRLAVERRRALAAFAQQAPFPVIEDDPYGALDYRGEPLPTMLSMAPDHIVHLGSFSKVLAPGLRVGYIIAPEELHFKLVQAKQATDLHTPSFTQRIVHEVVKDGFLDTHVPTIRALYRDQCAAMLAALARYMPEGVTWNQPEGGMFVWVQVPAAIDTMKLLEEAIAQHVAFVPGAPFFANEAQHNTLRLSFVTVPPEKIDAGIAKLAALVRARI, from the coding sequence GTGGACCAAAGCGATCTGACCAAGGTAAGCGCCCGCTCGTGGCAATTGTCCGAACGCGCACGCAAGCTCACGAGCTCCGCCATCCGCGAGATTCTCAAGGTCACCGAACGGCCCGAAGTCATTTCGTTCGCGGGCGGCTTGCCGGCGCCGTCGACGTTCCCCGCCGAGCGGATGCGCGCGGCGTCCGACCGGATTCTGCGCGACGCGCCCGCGGCCGCGCTTCAATACAGCGCGACCGAAGGTTATCTGCCGCTGCGCGAGTGGATCGCCGCGCGTCATTCGGGACCGGGCGCACACGGCAACGTGCGGATCCGTCCGACGCAGGTGCTGATCACCACGGGCTCGCAACAGGCGCTCGATCTGCTCGGCAAAGTGCTCGTGTGCCCGCAAAGCCCGGTACTCGTCGAAACGCCGACCTATCTCGGCGCCCTGCAATCGTTCTCGCTCTACGAGCCGCGCTACGTGCAGGTGCCGACCGACGACGCCGGCCTGATTCCTTCCGCGCTCACGCCGGACCTGACCGCCGGTGCGCGCCTGCTGTATGCGCAGCCGAATTTCCAGAACCCGACGGGCCGCCGCCTTGCTGTCGAGCGCCGGCGCGCGCTCGCCGCATTCGCGCAGCAGGCGCCGTTTCCGGTGATCGAAGACGACCCGTACGGCGCGCTCGACTACCGCGGCGAGCCTTTGCCGACGATGCTGTCGATGGCGCCCGATCATATCGTGCATCTCGGCTCGTTTTCGAAGGTGCTGGCGCCCGGCCTGCGTGTCGGCTACATCATCGCGCCTGAGGAATTGCACTTCAAACTCGTGCAGGCCAAGCAGGCCACCGATCTGCATACGCCCAGCTTCACGCAGCGCATCGTGCATGAAGTCGTGAAGGACGGCTTCCTCGATACGCACGTGCCGACCATCCGCGCGCTGTACCGCGATCAATGCGCGGCGATGCTCGCGGCGCTCGCGCGCTATATGCCCGAAGGCGTCACGTGGAACCAGCCCGAAGGCGGCATGTTCGTGTGGGTGCAAGTGCCGGCCGCGATCGATACGATGAAGCTGCTCGAAGAAGCGATCGCGCAGCATGTTGCGTTCGTGCCTGGCGCACCGTTCTTTGCGAATGAAGCACAGCACAATACGCTGCGCCTGTCGTTCGTGACCGTGCCGCCCGAGAAAATCGACGCCGGCATCGCGAAGCTCGCGGCACTCGTACGCGCGCGCATCTGA